A single region of the Arthrobacter sp. V1I7 genome encodes:
- a CDS encoding AEC family transporter: protein MLGVLAGFFVVWCIILVGMFVGRRGILGENARSVLSALTFFVASPALLFETLSKAKLQDVFAAPLLVAAVGAVATAGIYFGIVRFLLKRPLPESLISSMSASLANSANLGIPIAVYVLGSASYVAPLLIFQLAFLTPIFLIALDATTSAHRTTALGFVLMILRNPMIVGSGLGLLVAGTGWQVPALVMEPIHLIGGAAIPAMLLAFGMSLNGSRPLQAAGGRRLDALLASGFKLIVHPLLAYLFARFALGLDSQALFAAVVTSALPTAQNVFVAASRYRTGITVAKDTVLITTVVAVPAMIGVALLLA, encoded by the coding sequence GTGCTAGGGGTGCTTGCCGGCTTCTTCGTGGTCTGGTGCATCATCCTGGTGGGCATGTTCGTGGGCCGGCGCGGGATCCTCGGCGAGAACGCCCGCTCCGTGCTCAGTGCGCTGACCTTCTTCGTCGCCAGCCCCGCACTGTTGTTCGAAACGCTCAGTAAGGCAAAACTCCAGGACGTCTTCGCCGCGCCGCTGCTGGTGGCGGCGGTGGGTGCCGTCGCGACGGCGGGAATCTACTTCGGGATCGTGCGGTTCCTGCTCAAGCGGCCCCTGCCGGAGTCGCTGATTTCGTCGATGAGCGCGTCCCTGGCCAATTCCGCCAATCTGGGCATTCCCATCGCGGTGTACGTGCTCGGCAGTGCCAGCTACGTGGCGCCGCTGCTGATTTTCCAGCTGGCGTTCTTGACCCCGATCTTCCTTATCGCCCTGGACGCCACCACCAGCGCACACCGGACCACCGCGCTCGGATTCGTGCTGATGATCCTGCGCAATCCCATGATCGTGGGTTCCGGCCTGGGCCTGCTCGTGGCGGGGACCGGGTGGCAGGTGCCGGCGCTGGTGATGGAACCGATCCATCTGATCGGCGGGGCCGCCATTCCGGCCATGCTGCTTGCCTTCGGCATGAGCCTCAACGGCTCCCGGCCGCTGCAGGCCGCGGGAGGTCGGCGCCTCGACGCCCTCCTGGCCAGTGGTTTCAAACTCATCGTCCATCCCCTGCTGGCGTACTTGTTTGCCCGCTTCGCACTCGGCCTGGACAGCCAGGCGCTCTTCGCCGCCGTTGTCACATCCGCCCTGCCCACGGCACAGAACGTCTTTGTCGCCGCCAGCCGCTACCGGACCGGTATCACGGTCGCGAAGGACACCGTGCTGATCACGACTGTCGTGGCCGTGCCGGCCATGATCGGGGTGGCCCTGCTCCTGGCGTGA
- the panD gene encoding aspartate 1-decarboxylase, translating to MNRTIFKSKIHRATVTHADLHYVGSVTVDLDLLEAADILPGELVAIVDVTNGARLETYTIAGERGSGVIGINGAAAHLMHENDVVILITYAEMTTEEAKAYTPRVVHVDKDNKIVQIGNDPAEDGHTPGLMRPPYALNNANLN from the coding sequence ATGAATCGCACAATATTCAAGTCCAAGATCCACCGCGCCACGGTCACGCATGCCGACCTCCACTACGTCGGTTCCGTCACCGTGGACCTGGATCTGCTGGAGGCGGCCGACATCCTCCCCGGCGAGCTCGTGGCAATTGTCGACGTCACCAACGGCGCGCGGTTGGAGACCTACACGATCGCCGGCGAGCGCGGTTCCGGCGTGATCGGAATCAACGGTGCGGCCGCGCACCTCATGCACGAGAACGACGTCGTCATCCTCATCACCTACGCCGAGATGACCACGGAAGAGGCCAAGGCCTATACCCCGCGCGTCGTCCATGTGGATAAAGACAACAAAATTGTGCAGATCGGCAACGATCCTGCGGAGGACGGCCACACGCCGGGGCTGATGCGGCCGCCGTACGCGCTGAACAACGCCAACCTGAACTGA
- a CDS encoding LysR substrate-binding domain-containing protein: MLDVRRLRLLRELKIRGTLAEVAGALQYSPSSVSQQLALLEKEAGVELLRKTGRRVQLTPQAEVLVAHTAQLLETLEQAEADLAASLTTVTGTVRIAVFQSAALALMPDALTRMSSSYPEVRIEMTQREPETALHETWARDFDLVIAEQYPGHAAPRYEELDRIRLTGDAIRLAVPPPSPDRPAITSLGDTAGLAWVMEPRGAASRHWAEQACRSAGFEPDVRFETADLQAQIRLIESGNAVALMPDLVWTGRGTTAQLIRLPGDPHRTVFTSVRRSSAKRPAILATREILAETAASISPATVSAPG; encoded by the coding sequence ATGCTCGACGTCCGACGTTTGCGCCTGTTGCGCGAGCTGAAAATCCGCGGCACGCTGGCAGAGGTCGCCGGGGCGCTCCAGTACAGCCCGTCGTCGGTCTCGCAGCAACTGGCGCTGCTGGAAAAGGAGGCGGGGGTTGAGCTTCTGCGGAAGACCGGCCGCCGCGTCCAGCTCACTCCGCAGGCCGAAGTGCTGGTGGCGCACACGGCCCAATTGCTGGAGACATTGGAGCAGGCTGAGGCGGACCTGGCTGCGTCCCTCACCACAGTGACCGGCACCGTGCGGATCGCCGTCTTCCAGTCGGCGGCCCTGGCCCTCATGCCCGACGCACTGACCCGGATGTCATCCAGCTACCCGGAGGTCCGGATCGAGATGACGCAGCGCGAACCAGAAACCGCCCTCCATGAGACCTGGGCGCGGGACTTCGACTTGGTCATAGCCGAGCAGTATCCCGGCCACGCGGCGCCCCGGTACGAGGAACTGGACCGCATCCGGCTGACGGGCGATGCGATCAGGCTCGCCGTTCCGCCGCCGTCGCCCGACCGGCCGGCCATCACCTCCCTCGGCGACACCGCCGGACTGGCGTGGGTCATGGAGCCGCGGGGAGCGGCGTCGCGCCACTGGGCCGAACAGGCGTGCCGCAGCGCGGGCTTCGAACCCGACGTCCGCTTCGAAACGGCGGACCTGCAGGCACAGATCCGGCTGATCGAATCAGGCAATGCGGTAGCCCTGATGCCTGATCTGGTCTGGACAGGGCGGGGAACCACGGCCCAGCTGATCCGCCTGCCCGGCGATCCGCACCGGACGGTCTTCACCTCGGTGCGTCGCTCGAGTGCCAAACGGCCCGCCATTCTGGCAACGCGGGAAATCCTGGCCGAGACTGCCGCCTCCATCTCCCCCGCAACCGTGTCGGCGCCGGGCTGA
- a CDS encoding amino acid permease, translated as MSAPDLTKSVMRKKPIDDIEVENKHSGLFKSLGLWQLTAIGVGGIIGVGIFSLAGLVAHGSETEPGVGPAVLFSFLIAGLASAAAALSYAEFAGMIPRAGSAYTYGYVALGEVIGWFIGWDLLLEYIAIVAVVAIGISGYFGAFLSGIGIDMPLWMASTADEGRGGIVNIPAIVVCLIVTWILSRGTKTFGRFELVAVAIKVVLILFIIGLGIFYINADNYNPFMPSGIGPVFAGAATVFFAVFGYDAMSTAAEEATDGKKHMPKAILLSLVIAMLLYVAATLVLTGMQNYRDIDPTAGFASAFTGVGLPVIATIISVFAVLSILTVMLTFLLGVTRVWFSMSRDGLLPGWFSKTDRHGTPQRVTWIAGIASALLAGVFPIKAVADLTNIGILAAFVVVCLAVIVFRYKKPDAPRTFRLPLMPLVPAFGVLSSAFLMFQLHWETWARFGVWLAIGLAIYFGYGRRHSLMNPDSPRHEEAVEMHRPVG; from the coding sequence ATGAGTGCACCAGATTTGACCAAGTCAGTCATGCGGAAGAAACCAATTGATGACATCGAGGTGGAAAACAAACACAGCGGACTGTTCAAGAGCCTTGGCCTCTGGCAGCTGACGGCGATCGGCGTCGGCGGCATTATCGGGGTCGGCATCTTCTCCCTCGCAGGCCTCGTGGCCCACGGCAGCGAAACGGAACCCGGCGTCGGTCCCGCGGTGCTGTTTTCCTTTCTGATTGCAGGACTGGCGTCCGCGGCGGCCGCTTTGTCCTATGCGGAATTTGCCGGCATGATCCCGCGTGCGGGGTCGGCCTACACCTACGGATACGTGGCCCTCGGCGAAGTCATTGGCTGGTTCATCGGCTGGGACCTGCTGCTGGAATACATTGCCATCGTTGCCGTGGTGGCGATCGGCATATCCGGCTACTTCGGCGCGTTCCTCTCCGGCATCGGGATCGACATGCCCCTCTGGATGGCCTCGACGGCGGACGAGGGCCGGGGCGGCATCGTCAACATTCCGGCCATTGTCGTCTGCCTGATCGTGACCTGGATCCTCTCCCGGGGCACCAAGACCTTCGGCCGCTTCGAGCTGGTGGCCGTGGCCATCAAGGTCGTCCTGATCCTGTTCATCATCGGCCTCGGGATTTTCTACATCAACGCCGACAACTACAACCCGTTCATGCCCAGCGGAATCGGCCCGGTCTTCGCGGGCGCCGCCACGGTGTTTTTCGCGGTGTTCGGCTATGACGCCATGAGCACGGCAGCCGAGGAAGCGACCGACGGCAAAAAGCACATGCCCAAGGCCATCCTCCTCTCCCTGGTCATCGCCATGCTCCTGTACGTGGCCGCCACCCTGGTGCTCACCGGCATGCAGAACTACCGGGACATCGACCCCACGGCCGGGTTCGCCTCCGCCTTCACCGGCGTGGGCCTGCCCGTCATCGCCACGATCATCTCCGTGTTCGCGGTGCTCTCCATCCTCACCGTGATGCTGACCTTCCTCCTCGGCGTAACCCGCGTCTGGTTCTCTATGAGCCGCGACGGCCTGCTCCCGGGTTGGTTCTCCAAGACGGACCGTCACGGTACGCCGCAGCGGGTCACCTGGATCGCCGGCATCGCCTCCGCGCTGCTGGCCGGCGTGTTCCCGATCAAGGCCGTGGCCGACCTGACCAACATCGGCATCCTGGCCGCATTCGTGGTCGTCTGTTTGGCGGTGATCGTCTTCCGATACAAGAAGCCCGATGCCCCGCGCACCTTCCGCCTGCCCTTGATGCCGCTGGTGCCTGCCTTCGGCGTCCTGTCCTCGGCGTTCCTGATGTTCCAGCTGCACTGGGAGACCTGGGCCCGCTTCGGCGTCTGGCTCGCGATCGGTCTGGCAATCTACTTCGGGTACGGCCGCAGGCACTCCCTGATGAACCCGGACAGCCCGCGGCACGAAGAGGCCGTGGAGATGCACCGCCCCGTCGGCTAG
- a CDS encoding bifunctional proline dehydrogenase/L-glutamate gamma-semialdehyde dehydrogenase encodes MTNISTESRANTGNTAGHAAVSAGSTVPEAAALAEDTIALVRHWLTEAAQVPVDASAEQLAGVLKDPNGLDFTVGFVDGVVRPEDLQVAARNLAALAPKVPAFLPWYMRSAVRLGGTMAPVLPQVVIPIARRVLREMVGHLIVDATDARLGPAIAKIRKDGIKLNVNLLGEAVLGEHEASRRLEGTHTLLSRPDVDYVSIKVSSTVAPHSAWAFDEAVEHVVEKLTPLFTRAASYAALGQRTKFINLDMEEYKDLDMTIAVFTRILDKPEFKNLEAGIVLQAYLPDALAAMIHLQDWAAARRAHGGAAIKVRVVKGANLPMEQVEASLHDWPLATWGTKQDSDTNYKRVLNYSLHPDRIGNIRIGVAGHNLFDIAFAWLLAKQRGVESGIEFEMLLGMAQGQAEAVKKDVGSLLLYTPVVHPAEFDVAIAYLIRRLEEGASQDNFMSAVFELGGNSPESRALFERETQRFLASLAKLDDAVPAPNRRQDRSLPAAPMPHDSFENTPDTDPSLPANRSWGRAILERVPGSTLGNAAVEAATINDEETLNSVIETAVEKGKAWGSLSGAERAEILHRAGDVLESRRAELLEVMASETGKTIDQGDPEVSEAVDFAHYYAESARRLDDVDGATFVPAKLTVVTPPWNFPVAIPAGSTLAALAAGSAVVIKPAKQARRSGAVMIEALWEAGVPREVLTMVQLGERELGRQLISHPAVDRVILTGGYETAELFRSFRQDLPLLAETSGKNAIIVTPSADLDLAAKDVAYSAFGHAGQKCSAASLVILVGSVAKSKRFHNQLIDAVTSLKVGYPEDPASQMGPIIEPANGKLLNALTTLGEGESWAVEPKKLDETGRLWSPGVRFGVRRGSYFHLTEFFGPVLGVMTAETLEDAIAFQNQIDYGLTSGLHSLNAEELGMWLDNVQAGNLYVNRGITGAIVQRQPFGGWKKSAVGAGTKAGGPNYLVGLGDWTSKASSAVAVPAHSGVRRIENASKGFLPADELQLLQRALASDAVAWAEEFGTSKDVSGLTAERNIFRYRALPVTVRLSEGEPLVHLVRTVAAGVQAGSTLTVSTAVELPVPLRTVLSGLGIAVTVENDAGWLGSAAKLADAARLSTSRIRLIGGDPKALAEATGGRPDLSVYFHPVTEAGRVELLPFLHEQAISITAHRFGTPNHISDSLL; translated from the coding sequence ATGACGAACATCTCAACGGAGTCCCGCGCGAACACCGGCAACACCGCCGGGCACGCCGCCGTTTCGGCAGGCTCCACGGTGCCGGAGGCCGCCGCCCTCGCGGAGGACACCATCGCGCTGGTCCGCCACTGGCTCACCGAAGCCGCCCAGGTCCCCGTTGATGCGTCGGCCGAGCAGCTCGCGGGGGTCCTGAAGGACCCCAATGGCCTCGACTTCACCGTCGGGTTCGTCGACGGCGTCGTCCGCCCCGAAGACCTGCAGGTCGCCGCCCGCAACCTGGCTGCCCTGGCCCCCAAGGTCCCGGCCTTCCTGCCCTGGTACATGCGCAGCGCCGTCCGCCTCGGCGGCACCATGGCCCCGGTCCTGCCGCAGGTGGTCATCCCGATCGCACGCCGTGTGCTCCGCGAGATGGTCGGCCACCTGATCGTCGACGCCACGGACGCCAGGCTGGGCCCTGCGATCGCCAAGATCCGCAAGGACGGCATCAAGCTGAACGTCAACCTCCTCGGCGAGGCGGTCCTCGGCGAACACGAGGCCTCCCGCCGGCTCGAGGGCACGCACACGCTGCTGTCCCGCCCCGACGTCGACTATGTCTCCATCAAGGTCTCCTCCACGGTCGCCCCGCACTCCGCCTGGGCCTTCGACGAGGCAGTCGAGCACGTCGTCGAGAAGCTCACCCCGCTCTTCACCCGCGCCGCCTCCTACGCGGCCCTCGGGCAGAGGACCAAGTTCATCAACCTGGACATGGAGGAATACAAGGATCTGGACATGACCATCGCGGTCTTCACCAGGATCCTGGACAAGCCGGAATTCAAGAACCTCGAGGCCGGTATCGTGCTGCAGGCCTACCTTCCGGACGCCCTCGCCGCCATGATCCACCTGCAGGACTGGGCCGCCGCCCGCCGCGCCCACGGCGGCGCCGCGATCAAGGTCCGCGTCGTCAAGGGCGCCAACCTGCCGATGGAGCAGGTCGAAGCCTCCCTGCATGACTGGCCGCTCGCCACCTGGGGCACCAAGCAGGATTCGGACACCAACTACAAGCGCGTTCTCAACTACTCGCTGCACCCGGACCGGATCGGCAACATCCGGATCGGCGTCGCCGGCCACAACCTCTTCGACATCGCCTTCGCCTGGCTGCTGGCCAAGCAGCGCGGCGTGGAATCCGGCATCGAGTTCGAGATGCTGCTCGGTATGGCCCAGGGCCAGGCCGAAGCCGTCAAGAAGGACGTCGGCTCGCTGCTGCTCTACACCCCGGTGGTCCACCCGGCCGAGTTCGACGTCGCGATCGCCTACCTGATCCGCCGGCTCGAGGAGGGCGCCAGCCAGGACAACTTCATGTCCGCGGTCTTCGAACTCGGGGGGAACTCCCCAGAAAGCAGAGCCCTGTTCGAGCGCGAGACGCAGCGCTTCCTCGCCTCCCTCGCCAAGCTCGACGACGCGGTGCCGGCGCCCAACCGCCGGCAGGACCGCAGCCTCCCGGCCGCGCCGATGCCGCACGACTCCTTCGAGAACACCCCGGACACCGACCCCTCGCTGCCGGCCAACCGCAGCTGGGGCCGTGCCATCCTGGAACGCGTCCCGGGCTCCACGCTGGGCAACGCCGCCGTCGAGGCAGCCACCATCAACGACGAGGAAACCCTCAACTCGGTGATCGAAACCGCTGTGGAAAAGGGCAAGGCCTGGGGCTCCCTCTCCGGCGCCGAGCGCGCCGAGATCCTGCACCGCGCCGGCGATGTGCTCGAATCCCGCCGCGCGGAGCTGCTCGAGGTCATGGCCAGCGAGACCGGCAAGACCATCGACCAGGGCGATCCCGAAGTCAGCGAAGCGGTTGACTTCGCGCACTACTACGCCGAGTCCGCCCGCAGGCTCGACGATGTCGACGGCGCAACATTTGTTCCCGCGAAGCTCACGGTCGTGACCCCGCCGTGGAACTTCCCGGTGGCCATCCCGGCCGGCTCCACCCTCGCGGCGCTTGCCGCCGGGTCCGCCGTCGTGATCAAGCCGGCCAAGCAGGCCCGCCGGAGCGGCGCCGTGATGATCGAGGCTCTCTGGGAGGCCGGCGTGCCCCGCGAGGTGCTCACCATGGTCCAGCTGGGCGAGCGTGAGCTTGGCCGGCAGCTGATTTCGCACCCCGCGGTGGACCGCGTCATCCTCACCGGCGGCTACGAGACGGCCGAGCTGTTCCGGTCCTTCCGCCAGGATCTTCCCCTCCTGGCCGAGACCAGCGGCAAGAACGCCATCATCGTCACTCCCAGCGCCGACCTGGACCTCGCGGCCAAGGACGTTGCGTACTCCGCGTTCGGCCATGCCGGCCAGAAGTGCTCCGCCGCCTCGCTCGTGATCCTGGTCGGCTCCGTGGCCAAATCCAAGCGTTTCCATAACCAGCTGATCGACGCCGTCACCTCGCTGAAGGTCGGCTACCCCGAAGATCCGGCCAGCCAGATGGGCCCGATCATCGAACCCGCGAACGGCAAGCTCCTCAACGCGCTCACCACGCTTGGTGAAGGCGAAAGCTGGGCCGTCGAACCGAAGAAGCTGGATGAAACCGGCAGGCTCTGGAGCCCCGGCGTCCGCTTTGGCGTGCGGCGCGGATCCTACTTCCACCTCACCGAATTCTTCGGCCCGGTGCTCGGCGTTATGACCGCGGAGACCCTGGAAGATGCGATCGCCTTCCAGAACCAGATCGACTATGGGCTCACCTCCGGCCTTCACTCGCTCAACGCGGAGGAGCTGGGTATGTGGCTGGACAACGTCCAGGCCGGCAACCTGTACGTCAACCGCGGCATCACCGGTGCCATCGTGCAGCGCCAGCCCTTCGGCGGCTGGAAGAAATCAGCAGTCGGCGCTGGCACCAAGGCCGGCGGGCCGAACTACCTCGTCGGCCTCGGTGACTGGACCAGCAAAGCCAGCTCCGCCGTCGCTGTCCCGGCGCACTCCGGCGTCCGCCGGATCGAGAACGCCTCCAAGGGCTTCCTGCCCGCCGACGAGCTGCAGCTACTGCAGCGCGCGCTTGCCTCTGACGCCGTGGCCTGGGCCGAGGAGTTCGGCACCTCCAAGGACGTCTCCGGGCTGACCGCCGAACGCAACATCTTCCGGTACCGGGCGCTGCCCGTGACGGTGCGCCTCTCCGAAGGGGAACCGCTCGTTCACCTGGTCAGGACTGTGGCTGCCGGCGTGCAGGCGGGCTCCACGCTGACGGTGTCCACCGCCGTCGAACTTCCCGTCCCGCTGCGCACTGTCCTGTCCGGTCTCGGCATCGCCGTCACCGTGGAGAACGACGCCGGGTGGCTGGGCTCCGCGGCCAAGCTCGCCGACGCGGCCAGGCTCTCCACCTCACGGATCCGGCTCATCGGCGGGGACCCCAAGGCCCTGGCCGAGGCGACCGGCGGGCGCCCGGACCTGTCGGTCTACTTCCACCCGGTCACCGAGGCCGGCCGCGTTGAGTTGCTGCCGTTCCTGCACGAACAGGCCATCAGCATCACGGCGCACCGCTTTGGCACCCCGAACCACATCTCGGACAGCCTGCTCTAG
- a CDS encoding LysR substrate-binding domain-containing protein: MFDPAQLRSFLAVAETLSFTKAAERLGLAQPTVSQHVRKLEATAKRVLVARDTRDVSLTDNGDAMAGFARSILSAHDAAARYFSGSAMRGRLRFGTADDLAITGLPRILREFRQIYPQINLELTVGQSDQLYKRLNAGQLDLVFVKWVAGAKDGTVVQQDSFAWVGLEQTALDPADPVPLIAYPSPSLSRKLAIDALESTGRTWRITCTTRQISGVLAAVRAGIGVAVMPSSLVPDDLKIITRRFDLPPVGDVDFTLIRNPLANAEVIDALTQAIAGRTLKRSA; encoded by the coding sequence ATGTTTGACCCTGCCCAGCTCCGTTCTTTCCTGGCCGTGGCCGAAACCTTGAGCTTCACCAAGGCTGCCGAACGGCTGGGCCTGGCCCAGCCGACCGTGAGCCAGCACGTCCGCAAGCTCGAGGCCACGGCGAAGCGGGTCCTGGTGGCGCGGGACACCCGCGATGTGAGCCTGACCGACAACGGCGACGCGATGGCCGGCTTCGCCCGCAGCATCCTCTCCGCCCACGACGCCGCCGCGCGCTACTTCTCCGGATCGGCCATGCGCGGTCGGCTGCGCTTCGGCACGGCGGATGATCTGGCGATCACCGGGCTGCCGAGGATCCTCAGGGAGTTCCGCCAGATCTACCCGCAGATCAACCTGGAACTGACGGTGGGACAAAGCGACCAGCTCTACAAGCGGCTCAACGCAGGCCAACTGGACCTCGTCTTCGTCAAATGGGTGGCCGGGGCCAAAGACGGCACCGTGGTGCAGCAGGATTCCTTCGCCTGGGTGGGCCTGGAACAGACCGCCCTTGACCCCGCCGACCCTGTGCCCCTGATCGCCTACCCGTCGCCCAGCCTCAGCCGGAAGCTTGCCATCGACGCGCTCGAATCCACCGGGCGGACCTGGCGCATCACCTGCACCACGCGCCAGATCAGCGGAGTGCTCGCTGCCGTCCGGGCGGGCATCGGCGTCGCCGTGATGCCGTCCTCGCTGGTCCCTGACGACCTGAAGATCATCACCCGCCGCTTCGACCTGCCGCCCGTTGGCGACGTCGACTTCACGCTCATCCGCAACCCACTGGCCAATGCCGAGGTAATTGACGCCCTCACCCAGGCCATTGCGGGGAGGACGCTCAAGCGTTCGGCCTGA
- a CDS encoding MFS transporter, giving the protein MAPPPPLPASLTDLPDATTQPIAVVQERLPWRHTFISLKVRNFRIFAIGHFIAVVALWMQRIAQDWLVLQLSGSVTAVGITVALQFLPSLFLGPWAGMMADRFAKRRILMLCQSVAALLAAVLAVLALTQRIEVWHVYGIALALGFVTVLDQPARQVFVNELVGPRYLRNAISVNSTTFQLGGLIGPALAGVLLTAVGAGWAFAANAAACCSTVAMLLILRKDELQISAPVPKRKGMLREGLHYALGKPTIYWPWLTAGFIAVFAMSLPVLLAAFADQVYDVGAGGYGLLNALVALGALAGAVTSARRRELRLRSVMLGAGMYGLMLCLSALAPSLLWFGAAMVLAGFWCLMFLTAANQLVQISANMAIRGRVMSLYIMVLIGGQAIGGPLIGWLAEHVDPHAAILVSGGVPALAAATIAAVLARRDQLMLKVDLKDRRRLVKIVHRQDGHGRYPGDRRAAATPGSRTLAPVAEPKVPDFERYR; this is encoded by the coding sequence GTGGCACCCCCTCCGCCCTTACCGGCCAGCCTGACTGACTTGCCCGACGCGACCACCCAGCCGATCGCCGTCGTCCAGGAGCGCCTGCCCTGGCGCCACACCTTCATTTCCCTGAAGGTCCGGAACTTCCGGATCTTCGCGATCGGTCACTTCATCGCGGTGGTAGCGCTGTGGATGCAGCGGATCGCCCAGGACTGGCTGGTGCTCCAGCTCTCCGGGTCCGTCACGGCCGTCGGGATCACCGTGGCGCTGCAGTTCCTGCCTTCGCTGTTCCTCGGACCGTGGGCCGGCATGATGGCCGACCGCTTCGCGAAACGCAGGATCCTGATGCTGTGCCAGTCGGTGGCCGCACTGCTCGCGGCAGTCCTTGCGGTCCTGGCCCTGACCCAGCGGATCGAAGTCTGGCACGTCTACGGGATTGCGCTGGCCCTCGGGTTCGTCACGGTGTTGGACCAGCCCGCGCGCCAGGTCTTCGTCAACGAGCTCGTCGGTCCGCGGTACTTGCGGAACGCCATCAGCGTGAACTCCACGACCTTCCAGCTGGGAGGGTTGATCGGCCCCGCGCTCGCCGGGGTGCTGCTCACTGCGGTGGGCGCCGGCTGGGCCTTCGCCGCGAACGCCGCAGCCTGCTGCTCCACCGTCGCCATGCTCCTGATCCTGCGGAAGGATGAACTGCAGATCAGCGCCCCCGTCCCCAAGCGGAAGGGCATGCTCCGGGAGGGGTTGCACTACGCACTGGGCAAGCCGACCATTTACTGGCCCTGGCTCACGGCCGGATTCATCGCGGTGTTCGCGATGAGCCTGCCAGTGCTGCTGGCCGCCTTCGCGGACCAGGTCTACGACGTCGGCGCCGGCGGCTACGGTTTGCTGAACGCGTTGGTGGCACTGGGTGCGTTGGCCGGGGCCGTCACCTCCGCCCGTCGGCGTGAGCTACGGCTTCGCTCGGTGATGCTGGGGGCAGGCATGTACGGACTCATGCTCTGCCTGTCCGCGCTGGCGCCGTCCCTGCTGTGGTTCGGTGCGGCCATGGTCCTCGCAGGTTTTTGGTGCCTGATGTTCCTGACCGCGGCCAACCAGCTGGTCCAGATCAGCGCGAACATGGCTATTCGCGGGCGGGTCATGAGCCTGTACATTATGGTGCTGATCGGTGGCCAGGCGATCGGCGGCCCGCTGATCGGCTGGCTGGCCGAGCATGTCGACCCGCACGCCGCCATCCTGGTATCCGGCGGCGTGCCGGCACTCGCGGCCGCGACGATCGCCGCCGTGCTGGCGCGGCGCGACCAGTTGATGCTCAAGGTTGATCTTAAGGACCGCCGCCGCCTGGTGAAGATCGTCCACAGGCAGGACGGTCATGGGCGGTACCCGGGTGACCGGCGGGCGGCCGCCACGCCCGGATCCCGGACACTCGCTCCTGTAGCGGAACCGAAGGTTCCTGACTTCGAAAGATACAGATAG